One genomic window of Leptospira paudalimensis includes the following:
- a CDS encoding PDZ domain-containing protein codes for MKKFKSIVLVSFLVLITSNLFAEEFEDKRVIEARVTFQKISHQNPWLVGEPFNRKLNIIHLGKGMFFGVTLSKQNPVYAEFESFDYSVPKLSIKAYDGETGFLLLESKGMQKLPKPVGLDLKLTDKHCPTGKSRYVYLPFSKTPIKVLMLDQKKTEESDFFFKNQLLCGITISDFLIPTEYVELFLRSGGKSFPHPGFLFDVNLTPSEKEYYSKSFPNPLLVSEVIPGVGPAYNLFPGDLVTMINSFSLTKVDEWDRADKILDLLLRKPDGRLRELGETIQLKLHRNFQSLSISYDLRAYDSNDFLIPEEAKDRRPLYLIVGGFFFTELSNAYLKEFGSEYRVKSEKKLVYLSDYYQKKVHPVREKIVILSRVFPLEGNLGYQDFQDLVLEKVNGTRISSLSQLKSLLQSEESAYYAFELSGGKIAFFTKKEILELQQELQSTYKLGRSYNLED; via the coding sequence ATGAAGAAATTTAAGTCGATTGTCCTTGTATCATTTTTAGTATTAATCACTTCCAATCTTTTTGCGGAAGAGTTTGAAGACAAACGTGTCATTGAAGCAAGGGTAACCTTTCAGAAGATTAGCCACCAAAATCCATGGTTAGTTGGTGAACCATTCAATCGCAAATTAAATATCATCCACTTAGGAAAGGGAATGTTTTTTGGTGTCACTCTTTCCAAACAAAACCCCGTATATGCGGAATTTGAATCATTTGATTATTCAGTACCAAAATTGTCAATTAAGGCTTATGATGGTGAAACTGGGTTTCTATTATTAGAATCAAAAGGGATGCAGAAATTGCCAAAACCAGTAGGTTTGGATTTAAAACTGACAGACAAACATTGTCCTACTGGAAAATCTCGATATGTTTATTTGCCTTTTTCAAAGACTCCAATCAAAGTATTGATGTTGGATCAGAAAAAAACAGAAGAGTCTGATTTTTTCTTCAAAAATCAATTGTTATGCGGAATTACGATTTCTGATTTTTTAATCCCAACCGAATATGTAGAATTGTTTTTACGATCTGGTGGTAAGTCATTCCCTCACCCAGGATTCTTATTTGATGTGAATTTAACTCCTTCGGAGAAAGAATATTATTCAAAATCATTTCCAAATCCACTTTTAGTTTCAGAAGTGATTCCCGGAGTTGGGCCTGCTTATAATTTATTCCCTGGTGACTTGGTTACCATGATCAATTCTTTTTCGCTTACGAAAGTAGATGAATGGGACCGGGCTGATAAAATCTTGGATTTGTTATTACGTAAACCCGATGGACGTTTGCGAGAATTAGGTGAAACGATCCAACTGAAACTACATCGTAATTTTCAAAGTCTCAGTATTTCATATGATTTAAGGGCCTATGATTCTAATGATTTTTTAATCCCAGAGGAAGCAAAAGATCGCAGACCTTTGTATTTGATTGTTGGAGGATTTTTCTTTACGGAACTTTCCAATGCCTATCTCAAAGAATTTGGTTCGGAATACAGGGTGAAGTCGGAAAAAAAATTGGTGTATTTGTCTGACTATTACCAAAAGAAAGTCCACCCAGTCAGGGAAAAAATTGTAATCCTCAGTCGTGTTTTTCCCCTAGAAGGTAACCTAGGATACCAAGACTTCCAAGATTTAGTCTTAGAGAAGGTAAATGGAACTCGCATTAGCTCCCTTAGCCAATTAAAATCTCTTTTACAATCAGAAGAGTCCGCCTATTACGCGTTTGAATTGTCTGGAGGAAAAATCGCATTTTTTACCAAAAAAGAGATTCTGGAATTGCAACAAGAACTTCAGTCTACGTACAAATTGGGACGTTCGTACAACTTGGAAGACTAA
- a CDS encoding ATP-binding response regulator, whose translation MKILFVDDEETIRELFWEYFKDEFNVTLASDGMEALAIANQNTFDLIISDISLPKLNGIQFIQKLRADGNQTPFLVITGDSDIQIAIDVFRMGAVDFFLKPFRMEALRSRIKKFENADIDLTLLYNSGEITQFSGDCKIKLKPQIKKLTSYIAFLTKQILNSPHASPEDLISIKIVLYELLANAIEHGVAGVSYAEKQECLESNQDYFKYVDERCAGNNSSVFVELLMDDVGVTIVIRDEGNGFAVSQIPNPIENPSANLVSGRGIFLAKMNIDSIVYNEKGNEVRFFKTWNRIAGNANQN comes from the coding sequence ATGAAAATCCTATTTGTTGACGACGAAGAAACAATTCGTGAATTGTTTTGGGAATACTTCAAAGACGAATTTAATGTTACATTAGCCTCCGACGGGATGGAGGCTCTTGCTATTGCCAACCAAAACACTTTTGATTTAATCATTTCTGACATCAGCTTACCAAAATTAAATGGAATCCAATTCATTCAAAAATTAAGGGCCGATGGAAACCAAACTCCCTTTTTGGTAATCACGGGAGATAGTGACATTCAAATTGCAATCGATGTGTTTCGTATGGGAGCCGTTGATTTTTTTCTAAAACCATTCCGAATGGAAGCTCTCCGCTCTCGAATTAAAAAGTTTGAAAATGCAGACATTGATCTCACCTTACTTTATAATAGTGGTGAAATTACACAATTCAGTGGTGACTGCAAAATCAAATTAAAACCTCAAATTAAAAAGTTAACTTCCTATATTGCCTTTTTAACCAAACAAATCTTAAATTCACCACATGCTTCACCTGAAGATTTAATCTCCATAAAAATTGTATTGTATGAATTATTGGCAAATGCAATCGAACATGGTGTTGCAGGTGTGAGTTATGCTGAAAAACAGGAATGTTTAGAATCTAACCAAGATTATTTTAAGTATGTTGATGAACGATGTGCCGGTAATAATTCATCTGTTTTTGTAGAATTACTAATGGATGATGTGGGTGTTACGATTGTGATTCGTGATGAAGGGAATGGATTTGCGGTTTCTCAAATACCCAACCCAATTGAAAATCCAAGTGCCAATTTAGTGAGTGGACGAGGGATTTTTTTAGCAAAAATGAATATTGATTCTATTGTTTATAATGAAAAAGGAAATGAAGTTCGATTTTTTAAAACTTGGAATCGGATTGCAGGAAATGCCAATCAAAACTGA
- a CDS encoding oligosaccharide flippase family protein — protein MQKIKKIFQLLKVELMKEGVLKNSFFVSSSKAISAVTNLVFMIYSVNLLSKAENGKLQYFLGFLPVVLAIAEFGLPNALIKYISPIAEKKENPGAILNASLRIKFYSFLFLSVITIIAYFTSNENYLVLLLLLFGGIIISFISYFESLFVSYRKYKSLSLWNPLPNIIRLALLFYFSETNEHPLTYMDILAIFCIAPIFVLFLFFVFFGKEEISFSADPSEVRLNEKKLLLFNLWAFAASIFAILSDRMEIFFLNQFHPPEIVADYGTALQLFSGFIIILATFNSIIYPKMARLAETDEFPTVLKKSVFLGGMIAICLAPGILLAEPILTLLFGTKYTNSISVFKILYPNFLLQLVFAPLGTALFALGLPRLLAGLALLRLLFGALFDYWIIPDFGANGAAVSLFLGQIVSWLLLTGYFMAYFRK, from the coding sequence ATGCAAAAAATTAAAAAAATCTTCCAACTTCTCAAAGTCGAATTGATGAAAGAAGGAGTTTTAAAAAACTCTTTCTTTGTTAGTAGTTCCAAGGCAATTTCGGCAGTCACCAATCTTGTATTTATGATTTATTCCGTCAATTTGCTAAGCAAAGCGGAAAATGGAAAACTACAATACTTTTTAGGATTCCTTCCTGTAGTCCTTGCGATTGCAGAGTTTGGATTGCCCAATGCACTCATCAAATACATCTCACCCATAGCCGAAAAAAAAGAAAATCCCGGAGCCATTTTAAATGCATCTCTTAGGATTAAATTTTATTCTTTTTTATTCTTATCAGTCATTACGATCATTGCCTATTTTACCAGTAACGAAAACTATTTAGTCCTCTTACTTTTGTTATTTGGCGGAATCATCATATCCTTTATTTCCTATTTTGAAAGTTTATTTGTATCCTATCGGAAATATAAATCATTATCCCTTTGGAATCCCCTTCCAAATATCATTCGATTAGCTTTACTTTTTTACTTTTCTGAAACGAACGAACATCCGTTAACTTATATGGATATTCTTGCAATCTTTTGTATTGCACCAATATTTGTTTTATTTTTGTTTTTTGTTTTTTTTGGAAAAGAAGAGATTTCATTTTCGGCAGATCCATCAGAAGTCCGATTGAACGAAAAAAAACTCCTTCTTTTTAATTTATGGGCTTTTGCAGCTTCCATATTTGCAATTTTATCCGATAGGATGGAGATTTTCTTTTTAAATCAATTCCATCCACCTGAAATTGTTGCCGACTATGGCACCGCCTTACAATTGTTTAGTGGATTTATCATCATTCTTGCAACATTTAACTCTATCATTTATCCAAAAATGGCAAGGTTAGCAGAAACAGATGAATTCCCAACGGTTTTAAAAAAGTCCGTTTTTTTAGGCGGAATGATAGCAATTTGTTTGGCACCAGGAATTTTACTCGCTGAACCCATTTTAACTTTGTTATTCGGAACGAAGTATACTAACTCAATTTCTGTTTTTAAAATTCTTTATCCCAACTTTTTATTACAGTTGGTATTTGCTCCACTAGGGACTGCATTATTTGCTTTGGGATTACCTAGATTACTCGCAGGTCTAGCCTTACTAAGACTATTATTTGGTGCTTTGTTTGACTATTGGATCATCCCTGACTTTGGTGCAAACGGAGCTGCTGTTTCTCTATTTTTAGGTCAAATTGTATCGTGGTTATTACTGACAGGATATTTTATGGCTTACTTTCGGAAATAA